From Vicinamibacterales bacterium, one genomic window encodes:
- a CDS encoding carboxypeptidase regulatory-like domain-containing protein, with product MLPARALVRTFSCLILVFASIPAVAQQTGSIQGKVTDTQGAVLPGVTVEARSNVLPGPRVTVTSGDGTYQLPALPPGEYTLTFTLDGMQTQTRKAQVQLSEITTADTSLGVRGVTEAVTVTAESPLIDKTSAAITSGISSAQITSVPVGQEYRDLIKLIPGVQYTQDTTRGPSAGSNGQDNVYAFDGVNVTLPLFGTLSAEPAAHDIAQMTVVKGGAKAVDFHRAGGFAVDSVSRSGTNRFAGMISWQFQNPGMAAGLNSGSASRYEQTRMWTDVNAGGPILPDRLFFYGSYYRPQNSRDNRSNLYGELPDYKSVRNEGFGKLTVTPTRSTLLNVSLREEHRLDRSNLFGSAQTPSSGSGNEASLRIGTADGSWIINAMSYATFKWTHFANKTQSRPDNAAGVSPSTAIGTRLDVANLDKQGLFTVPSIIAGQDAYNAFIAPLIDRYGYTQDGTKRGGGLVGYGSLFDKDDFFRDSAQIGYNLTFAALGMRHSLHGGYQNYKDAEHLLRSSNGWGSITVPGGRTSFQGTPIYYLAAFQQQGFGTAPPLINSEYRSQSIEANDTINWRDFTFNVGVLASNDKLYGQGLNNDPSTLSGFVRVTSTDVKSRRYLMHEIPFRKTIQPRLSTTWAYNGTDTVYASFARYNPVVGSLPRAASWDRNLATTIQAYFDASGVLFATDPNISSTGKLFDADLTPPTHNEYLIGTSRQLTSRLAGRAYFRYRKGEHFWEDTNNNARLLFAPPAGYPQELYIPDLAARLGQIGTGGSAGSYVIAELDGAFTRYKELTLEADWTHPKGFVKGSYTWSDYYGNFDQDNSTVGNDANIFIGSSNIADGAGRQMWDNRLGTLRGDRPHSLKVYGSYLLPWRANAGFYVIAQSGHPWEMWSYEPYRTLTTSTSDTNRFAEPAGSRRTSPHAQLDLKYTQNVPFRARLNGQLDIDLFNVFNRQTGYNPQPSVHLATFGQSRNFYDPRRVQVAFRLQF from the coding sequence ATGCTGCCTGCGCGTGCACTGGTTCGTACTTTTTCCTGCCTGATACTCGTCTTCGCCTCGATTCCGGCCGTCGCTCAGCAGACCGGCTCGATCCAGGGGAAGGTCACCGACACGCAGGGCGCGGTGCTGCCCGGCGTGACGGTCGAGGCGCGGTCCAACGTCCTGCCCGGGCCGCGCGTCACGGTCACGAGCGGCGACGGCACGTATCAGCTGCCGGCGCTGCCCCCCGGCGAATACACGCTGACGTTCACGCTCGACGGCATGCAGACGCAGACCCGCAAGGCGCAGGTGCAGCTGTCGGAGATCACCACGGCCGACACGTCGCTCGGCGTCCGCGGCGTCACCGAAGCGGTCACCGTCACCGCCGAGTCTCCGCTGATCGACAAGACGTCGGCGGCGATCACCAGCGGCATCTCGAGCGCGCAGATCACGAGCGTGCCGGTCGGGCAGGAATATCGCGACCTGATCAAGCTGATTCCCGGCGTGCAGTACACGCAGGACACGACCCGCGGCCCGAGCGCCGGCAGCAACGGCCAGGACAACGTGTATGCGTTCGACGGCGTCAACGTCACGCTGCCGCTGTTCGGCACGCTGTCGGCCGAGCCGGCGGCGCACGACATCGCGCAGATGACGGTCGTCAAGGGTGGGGCCAAGGCAGTGGACTTCCACCGCGCCGGCGGATTCGCGGTGGATTCGGTCAGCCGCTCGGGCACCAACCGCTTCGCGGGGATGATCAGCTGGCAGTTCCAGAATCCCGGCATGGCCGCCGGCCTGAACAGCGGCAGCGCCTCGCGCTACGAGCAGACGCGGATGTGGACGGACGTCAACGCCGGCGGCCCGATCCTGCCGGACCGCCTGTTCTTCTACGGCTCGTACTACCGGCCGCAGAACTCCCGCGACAACCGGTCGAACCTGTACGGTGAACTGCCGGACTACAAGAGCGTGCGCAACGAAGGGTTCGGCAAGCTGACCGTGACGCCGACCCGATCGACGCTGCTCAACGTCAGCCTCCGCGAGGAACACCGTCTCGACCGCAGCAACCTGTTCGGCTCGGCGCAGACGCCGAGCAGCGGCAGCGGCAACGAAGCGTCCCTCCGGATCGGCACCGCCGACGGCTCGTGGATCATCAACGCGATGAGCTACGCGACCTTCAAGTGGACACACTTCGCCAACAAGACGCAGAGCCGTCCGGACAACGCCGCGGGCGTCTCGCCGTCCACGGCGATCGGCACGCGGCTGGACGTGGCCAACCTCGACAAGCAGGGGCTCTTCACCGTCCCCTCGATCATCGCCGGGCAGGACGCCTACAACGCGTTCATCGCGCCGCTGATCGATCGCTACGGCTACACCCAGGACGGCACGAAGCGCGGCGGCGGACTGGTCGGCTACGGCAGCCTGTTCGACAAGGACGACTTCTTCCGCGACAGCGCGCAGATTGGCTACAACCTGACGTTCGCCGCCCTCGGCATGCGTCACAGCCTGCACGGCGGCTATCAGAACTACAAGGACGCCGAGCACCTGCTGCGCAGCTCCAACGGCTGGGGCTCGATCACCGTCCCGGGCGGCCGCACCAGCTTCCAGGGGACGCCGATCTACTACCTCGCCGCCTTCCAGCAGCAGGGATTCGGCACCGCGCCGCCGCTGATCAACTCCGAGTACCGCTCGCAGAGCATCGAGGCCAACGACACCATCAACTGGCGGGATTTCACCTTCAATGTCGGCGTGCTCGCGAGCAACGACAAGTTGTACGGGCAGGGGCTCAACAACGATCCGTCGACGCTTTCCGGATTCGTGCGGGTGACGTCGACCGACGTGAAGTCGCGCCGCTACCTGATGCACGAGATCCCGTTCCGCAAGACGATCCAGCCGCGCCTCAGCACGACCTGGGCCTACAACGGCACCGATACCGTCTATGCGAGCTTCGCCAGGTACAACCCCGTCGTCGGCTCGCTGCCGCGCGCGGCGTCCTGGGATCGGAACCTGGCCACGACCATCCAGGCGTACTTCGACGCCAGCGGCGTGCTCTTCGCCACCGATCCGAACATCTCGTCGACCGGCAAGCTCTTCGACGCCGACCTGACGCCGCCGACGCACAACGAATACCTGATCGGCACCTCGCGGCAGCTGACGTCGCGCCTCGCCGGACGCGCCTACTTCCGCTACCGGAAGGGGGAGCATTTCTGGGAGGACACGAACAACAACGCGCGCCTGCTGTTCGCCCCGCCTGCCGGATACCCGCAGGAGCTGTACATCCCCGACCTCGCGGCGCGGCTCGGACAGATCGGCACCGGCGGCTCGGCCGGCAGCTACGTCATCGCCGAGCTCGACGGCGCGTTCACGCGCTACAAGGAGCTGACGCTCGAGGCCGACTGGACCCACCCCAAGGGATTCGTGAAGGGCTCGTATACGTGGAGCGACTACTACGGGAACTTCGACCAGGACAACTCGACCGTCGGCAACGACGCCAACATCTTCATCGGATCGTCGAACATCGCCGACGGCGCCGGCCGCCAGATGTGGGACAACCGGCTCGGCACGCTGCGCGGCGATCGTCCCCACTCCCTCAAGGTGTACGGCTCGTACCTGCTCCCCTGGCGCGCCAACGCCGGCTTCTACGTCATCGCGCAGTCGGGACATCCCTGGGAGATGTGGAGCTACGAACCGTACCGGACGCTGACGACGTCGACGAGCGACACGAACCGGTTTGCCGAACCGGCGGGATCCCGCCGGACGTCGCCGCACGCGCAACTGGACCTGAAGTACACCCAGAACGTCCCGTTTCGCGCGCGGCTGAACGGACAGCTCGACATCGACCTGTTCAACGTGTTCAACCGCCAGACCGGCTACAACCCGCAGCCCAGCGTGCACCTCGCGACCTTCGGCCAGTCGCGCAACTTCTACGATCCACGCCGGGTGCAGGTCGCGTTCAGACTGCAGTTCTGA
- a CDS encoding sulfatase-like hydrolase/transferase — protein MIRGCVVALLAVLAANAACTRRSDPPAPAAVKPSILLITLDTTRADAIGPEARGIETSAFNAVAARGRRFRQAYATVPETLPSHASMMTGLYPAGHGVHQNARYVPASAALLAEKLRAAGYRTAAFVSSFALAARFGLARGFDAYDDGQPAGGPERAARETTEAALRALSIDSGQPLFLWVHYYDPHTPYAPPEPFRSRFAANPYQGEVAAMDEQMGRLTQAFERQARGPVAVVVVADHGEGLGDHGEPQHGQLLYQSTMQVPLAIAGPGVEPAVIDEPVSTRRVFHTILDWAGLGADQSLRGRHEEVVLGEAMKPFLEYGWQPQVMAVAGRFKTILAGRLETYDLAADPGERHDLGSSAAPAGLRRSLDDYPAPSPDAARPPGNLDAEARRRLAALGYVGATSAPVVRRGAPRPADMTALFPVMEEAAALFAAGDFRRAIVPLRKILAADPYNLDAALRLATAHSTLGEEKEAAAAFENAGSIAPKSQDVRTYLALHYARTADWPRAIPLLEQVVAESPDRLTAVEALATLHARRGQAAMDQGRTAEALADFERARTLNPAGFTKDLELGVLYLASRRVTEARAALDRALASRPDDPMALFKRAQVSVLLNEPDARARIDRARQKADATTRVLIERERLFQR, from the coding sequence ATGATCCGCGGCTGCGTTGTCGCGCTCCTCGCCGTCCTCGCCGCCAACGCCGCATGCACCCGGCGGAGCGACCCGCCGGCGCCGGCGGCCGTCAAGCCGTCGATCCTGCTGATCACGCTCGACACGACCCGCGCCGATGCGATCGGACCGGAGGCGCGGGGCATCGAGACATCCGCCTTCAACGCGGTGGCGGCGCGCGGACGGCGGTTCCGTCAGGCGTATGCGACAGTGCCGGAGACGCTGCCGTCGCACGCATCGATGATGACCGGACTGTACCCCGCCGGCCACGGCGTTCACCAGAACGCCCGCTACGTGCCGGCCTCGGCGGCGCTGCTCGCCGAGAAGCTGCGCGCGGCCGGCTATCGGACGGCGGCATTCGTGTCGTCGTTCGCGCTGGCGGCGCGATTCGGGCTCGCCCGCGGATTCGACGCGTATGACGACGGGCAGCCGGCGGGAGGGCCTGAGCGCGCGGCGCGCGAGACGACCGAGGCGGCGCTGCGCGCGTTGTCGATCGATTCGGGCCAGCCGCTGTTCCTCTGGGTCCACTACTACGATCCGCATACGCCGTACGCGCCGCCCGAGCCGTTCCGGTCGCGCTTCGCGGCGAATCCATACCAGGGGGAAGTCGCGGCGATGGACGAGCAGATGGGCCGGCTCACGCAGGCGTTCGAACGGCAGGCGCGCGGTCCGGTCGCGGTCGTCGTCGTGGCGGATCACGGTGAAGGGCTCGGCGATCACGGCGAGCCGCAGCACGGCCAGCTTCTCTATCAGTCCACGATGCAGGTGCCGCTGGCGATTGCGGGACCGGGCGTCGAGCCCGCCGTGATCGACGAACCGGTCAGCACGCGGCGCGTGTTCCACACGATCCTCGACTGGGCCGGGCTCGGCGCCGACCAGAGCCTGCGCGGCCGCCACGAGGAAGTCGTGCTCGGCGAGGCGATGAAGCCGTTCCTCGAATACGGCTGGCAGCCGCAGGTGATGGCGGTCGCGGGACGCTTCAAGACGATCCTGGCCGGGCGGCTCGAGACCTACGACCTTGCGGCGGATCCCGGAGAGCGGCACGACCTCGGATCGAGCGCGGCGCCTGCCGGGCTGCGGCGATCGCTCGACGACTATCCGGCGCCGTCGCCGGATGCGGCGCGCCCGCCCGGGAACCTGGACGCCGAGGCCAGGCGCCGGCTCGCGGCCCTCGGCTACGTCGGCGCCACCAGCGCGCCGGTGGTCCGCCGCGGCGCGCCGCGGCCGGCGGACATGACGGCGCTGTTTCCGGTGATGGAGGAGGCGGCGGCGCTGTTCGCGGCCGGCGACTTCCGCCGCGCCATCGTCCCGCTGCGGAAGATCCTGGCCGCGGATCCGTACAACCTCGACGCGGCGCTGCGCCTGGCGACCGCGCACTCGACCCTCGGGGAGGAGAAGGAGGCGGCCGCGGCGTTCGAGAACGCCGGATCGATCGCGCCGAAGTCGCAGGACGTCCGCACGTACCTCGCGCTGCACTACGCCCGCACGGCCGACTGGCCCCGCGCGATTCCGCTGCTCGAACAGGTCGTCGCGGAGAGCCCCGATCGCCTGACCGCCGTCGAGGCGCTCGCCACCCTGCACGCCCGGCGCGGTCAGGCGGCGATGGACCAGGGGCGGACGGCGGAGGCGCTCGCGGACTTCGAGCGGGCGCGGACGCTGAACCCGGCCGGGTTCACGAAGGATCTCGAGCTGGGCGTGCTGTATCTCGCGTCGCGCCGCGTCACGGAGGCGCGAGCCGCCCTCGATCGGGCGCTCGCGTCGCGGCCCGACGATCCCATGGCGCTGTTCAAGCGCGCCCAGGTCAGCGTGCTCTTGAACGAGCCGGACGCGCGCGCCCGCATCGATCGCGCCCGCCAGAAGGCGGACGCGACGACGAGGGTGTTGATCGAGAGGGAGCGGCTGTTTCAGAGATAG